Proteins from a genomic interval of Polaribacter sp. Q13:
- a CDS encoding M64 family metallopeptidase: MKKIVLLTLLFLSTFVNAQTFDIETIFQSGPNDSRINVVILSDGYQSNELGQFVTDATNFSNALFAETPYKEYKNYFNVHAIKVPSNESGANHPGTGTNVSEPAHPIKSVDNYFGSTFDAFGNHRLLVSNNATVFNVLANNFPSYDIVLVLVNSPYYGGSGGEIAVASLDVNSNQIAIHELGHSFVKLLDEYYATDDYLLEGINTTQETDPTKIKWTNWINKNGVGIYPYGETGTAASWYRPHQNCKMRRLNQPLCSVCTEATIEQIHSMTSPIDTYSPQNTGPIDLSTPIDFTINTINPLPNTLAISWTLNGTVVNSEDYTVSISKEDLVSGNNQLLATIEDKSALLKVDNHETIHFATTLWNINSSTLSIDDISTNSFDIKLFPNPTQDILYFDITNNNENYNVFISAISGKQLIQKKINNISGNQNIRIGALPSGVYFINFTFENGLKISKKIIKE; encoded by the coding sequence ATCGACATTTGTTAACGCACAAACTTTTGATATAGAAACAATTTTTCAATCAGGTCCTAATGATAGTCGAATTAATGTAGTTATTTTATCTGATGGCTACCAAAGTAATGAATTAGGCCAATTTGTAACAGATGCTACCAATTTTTCGAATGCTTTGTTTGCAGAAACACCTTATAAAGAATATAAAAACTATTTTAATGTTCATGCTATAAAAGTACCTTCTAATGAAAGTGGAGCAAACCACCCTGGTACAGGTACCAATGTTTCAGAACCAGCACACCCTATAAAAAGTGTAGATAATTATTTTGGTTCTACTTTTGATGCTTTTGGAAATCACAGATTACTTGTATCTAATAATGCTACCGTTTTTAACGTTTTAGCAAACAACTTTCCTAGTTACGACATTGTTTTAGTACTAGTGAACAGTCCGTATTATGGTGGTAGTGGTGGTGAAATTGCGGTAGCATCTCTTGATGTAAATTCGAATCAAATTGCTATACATGAATTAGGACACTCTTTTGTTAAACTTCTTGACGAGTATTATGCAACTGATGATTATTTGTTAGAAGGCATTAATACAACACAGGAAACAGACCCTACAAAAATTAAATGGACAAACTGGATAAACAAAAACGGAGTTGGTATATACCCGTATGGAGAAACCGGAACGGCTGCAAGTTGGTATAGACCACACCAAAACTGTAAAATGCGTCGCTTAAACCAACCTTTATGTTCAGTTTGTACAGAGGCTACAATAGAACAGATACATTCTATGACCTCGCCAATAGATACTTATTCTCCACAAAATACGGGTCCTATAGATTTATCTACACCTATAGATTTTACAATAAACACGATTAATCCATTACCAAACACCTTAGCTATATCATGGACTTTAAACGGAACGGTTGTAAATAGTGAAGACTATACGGTCTCTATTTCAAAAGAAGATTTAGTGAGTGGAAACAATCAACTACTAGCAACTATTGAAGATAAGTCTGCATTACTTAAAGTTGACAATCACGAAACCATACATTTTGCCACAACTCTTTGGAACATAAATTCTAGTACCTTAAGTATCGATGATATTTCCACAAATAGTTTTGACATAAAACTATTCCCAAACCCTACTCAGGATATTTTATATTTTGATATAACAAACAATAATGAAAACTATAATGTGTTTATTAGTGCTATTTCTGGAAAGCAATTGATTCAGAAAAAAATTAATAACATAAGCGGAAATCAAAATATTAGAATAGGCGCACTACCTTCGGGAGTCTATTTTATCAATTTTACATTTGAAAACGGATTAAAAATCTCTAAGAAAATAATTAAAGAATAA
- a CDS encoding DMT family transporter, whose amino-acid sequence MQENRLKNYLLLHLIVFIWGFTAILGALISLQAIPLVWYRMSLAVLFIVLYFIIKKKSFKVDNKGIVKFFVTGVIIALHWIFFFKAIKVSNVSVALVTMSTGAFFVALIEPVFFKRRINPLEMVLGLIVILGLYIIFNFESQYQLGIIYALISSFLSALFSVFNGLFIKKYEADTISLYQLTFGVLFISVYLLITNRFSVSFFVIPTSDWIYLFILSSICTAYAFIASVKVMKYISPYTVMLTINLEPVYAIILALFIFGDKEKMNPEFYFGAFIVLFVVLLNGIIKNKTVIRNKLKAKAVRKK is encoded by the coding sequence ATGCAAGAAAATAGATTAAAGAACTATTTACTGCTGCACCTCATCGTTTTTATTTGGGGGTTTACTGCTATTTTAGGTGCTTTAATTAGCCTACAGGCCATTCCGTTAGTTTGGTATAGAATGTCTTTAGCGGTACTTTTTATTGTGCTGTATTTTATAATCAAAAAGAAATCGTTTAAAGTAGATAATAAAGGAATTGTAAAGTTTTTTGTTACAGGTGTTATTATTGCGCTACATTGGATTTTTTTCTTTAAAGCTATTAAGGTTTCTAATGTTTCTGTGGCCTTGGTAACTATGAGCACGGGAGCTTTCTTTGTAGCTTTAATAGAGCCTGTTTTCTTTAAAAGAAGAATTAATCCTTTAGAAATGGTATTGGGCTTAATTGTTATTTTAGGACTTTACATTATCTTTAATTTTGAAAGTCAATATCAATTAGGAATTATTTATGCCTTAATATCGTCTTTTTTAAGCGCATTGTTTTCTGTTTTTAATGGTCTCTTTATTAAAAAATATGAAGCAGATACAATATCATTATATCAATTAACTTTTGGTGTGCTTTTTATATCTGTTTATCTTTTAATTACAAACAGGTTTTCGGTATCCTTTTTTGTGATTCCAACATCAGATTGGATATATCTCTTTATTTTAAGTAGTATTTGTACAGCGTATGCCTTTATAGCCTCGGTTAAGGTAATGAAATATATATCGCCCTATACCGTAATGCTAACCATTAATTTAGAGCCTGTTTATGCAATTATTTTGGCGTTATTTATTTTTGGTGATAAAGAAAAAATGAATCCAGAATTTTATTTTGGAGCATTTATAGTTTTGTTTGTGGTTTTATTAAACGGAATTATAAAGAATAAAACGGTGATAAGAAATAAGCTTAAAGCTAAGGCTGTTAGAAAAAAGTAA
- a CDS encoding NYN domain-containing protein, translating into MSQNNMNIAVLIDGDNIPSAHVKEMMEEIAKYGNPTIKRIYGDWTSPHLSKWKNLLLQNAITPIQQYAYTTGKNATDSAMIIDAMDILYSEKVNGFCLVSSDSDFTKLATRLREAGQQVIGIGEKKTPTPFIVACDKFIYIEIIRKQTEKKESISTKDNEKDNVDKITSKVIKLISTTINDLSDEEGWAFLGDVGSLLQKKQPNFDSRNYGFDKLTPLIKSIGKFELDQRENSKSRYKLIFVKNK; encoded by the coding sequence ATGTCACAAAATAATATGAATATAGCAGTACTTATAGACGGAGACAATATACCTTCTGCTCACGTTAAAGAAATGATGGAGGAAATTGCGAAGTATGGTAACCCCACCATTAAAAGAATTTATGGAGATTGGACGAGTCCACATTTGTCTAAATGGAAAAATTTATTACTCCAAAACGCCATTACTCCCATTCAACAATACGCGTATACCACAGGTAAAAATGCTACAGATTCTGCCATGATTATTGATGCCATGGACATTTTATATTCAGAAAAAGTAAATGGGTTTTGCTTAGTTTCTAGCGATAGTGATTTCACCAAACTTGCTACTAGATTAAGGGAAGCAGGACAGCAAGTTATTGGTATTGGAGAGAAAAAAACACCAACCCCTTTTATTGTAGCTTGTGATAAATTTATTTATATAGAAATTATTAGAAAGCAAACGGAAAAGAAAGAAAGTATTAGTACTAAAGACAATGAAAAAGATAATGTTGATAAAATAACTTCAAAAGTGATCAAGTTAATTTCTACAACTATAAATGATTTATCTGATGAAGAAGGTTGGGCATTTCTTGGAGATGTAGGTAGTTTACTTCAGAAAAAACAACCTAATTTTGATTCAAGAAATTATGGTTTTGATAAATTAACTCCACTAATTAAATCAATTGGTAAATTTGAATTAGATCAAAGAGAAAACTCAAAAAGTAGGTATAAATTGATTTTTGTAAAGAATAAATAA
- a CDS encoding acetyl-CoA carboxylase carboxyltransferase subunit alpha: MEYLDFEMPIKELLDQLDKCQIIGKESDVDVSATCKKIEKKLDKAKKDIYKNLTPWQRVQLSRHPNRPYTLDYIKALCGDTFMELHGDRNVKDDKAMIGGLGKIGDQSFMFIGQQKGYNTKTRQYRNFGMANPEGYRKALRLMKMAEKFGIPVVTLLDTPGAYPGLEAEERGQGEAIARNILEMTRLKTPIITVVIGEGASGGAVGIGVGDRVYMMENTWYTVISPESCSSILWRSWEYKEQAAAALKLTGTDMKRLKLIDGIIQEPVGGAHTDRAGAFKAVEEQILAAFGELKDLTKVDLVSQRMDKYATMGVYKE; encoded by the coding sequence ATGGAATATTTAGATTTTGAAATGCCTATTAAAGAGCTTTTAGATCAACTAGATAAATGCCAAATAATTGGTAAAGAAAGTGATGTAGATGTAAGTGCTACTTGTAAGAAAATCGAAAAAAAATTAGATAAAGCTAAGAAAGATATTTATAAAAACTTAACGCCTTGGCAAAGAGTTCAATTATCTAGACATCCTAATAGACCTTATACTTTAGATTATATTAAAGCCCTTTGTGGAGATACTTTTATGGAGCTCCATGGAGACAGAAATGTAAAAGATGATAAAGCCATGATAGGTGGTTTAGGTAAAATTGGCGATCAATCGTTTATGTTTATTGGTCAACAAAAAGGATACAATACAAAAACGCGTCAATACAGAAATTTTGGAATGGCGAATCCTGAAGGCTATAGAAAAGCGTTGCGTTTAATGAAAATGGCAGAAAAATTTGGTATTCCTGTGGTTACTTTGTTAGACACACCTGGAGCTTATCCTGGTTTAGAAGCAGAAGAACGAGGACAGGGAGAAGCAATTGCTAGAAATATTCTTGAAATGACACGTTTAAAAACACCAATTATTACAGTAGTTATTGGTGAAGGAGCTTCTGGTGGAGCTGTAGGTATTGGAGTAGGAGATAGAGTGTATATGATGGAAAATACATGGTATACTGTTATTTCTCCAGAATCTTGTTCATCTATTTTATGGAGAAGTTGGGAGTATAAAGAACAAGCTGCTGCTGCCTTAAAGTTAACAGGTACAGATATGAAGAGGTTAAAGTTAATTGACGGAATTATACAAGAACCAGTTGGTGGTGCACATACCGATAGAGCAGGAGCTTTTAAGGCTGTAGAAGAACAAATTCTTGCTGCTTTTGGTGAATTGAAAGACTTAACCAAGGTAGATTTAGTTTCTCAAAGAATGGATAAATATGCTACAATGGGGGTTTACAAAGAGTAA
- a CDS encoding DUF3095 family protein, with protein sequence MENIKYYTLLKKSNKTLVDLLADESDFSEIPNTWHVVVVDVKNSTKAVDEGKHHQINLTATGAIISVLNTIRKEKQHIEIPYFFGGDGATFIIPNLLLKKITVVLENYSLHIKRNINLTLRVGHIPVQDLNTQKTVLKIVKHQLTDQLAIPIILGNGLKKAEAIIKSTFTEIEDINFKKDLLNLEGMECRWKEINPAQTKKKVVCLLLDAVNEKDQRIIYRDILTKMDTIFGTFNSRQPIKTKSLKLNFSISKIWEEMKVTLANKNLTYLFKNWLKTLVGKWYFSMSENGKQYLNQVSQLSHTFMLDGMINTIFTAEQPKIDLFTAYLNQLEKEKKVIYGLHVTHASVMSCYVLDRKTKHAHFVDGTEGGYTSAAKMFKVKMKALN encoded by the coding sequence ATGGAGAATATAAAATACTACACACTATTAAAGAAATCTAACAAAACGCTTGTCGATTTATTAGCTGATGAATCAGATTTTTCTGAGATTCCTAACACTTGGCATGTAGTAGTTGTTGATGTTAAAAACTCTACCAAAGCTGTTGACGAAGGCAAACATCATCAGATAAACTTAACAGCAACAGGTGCAATAATTTCTGTTTTAAACACCATTAGAAAAGAAAAACAGCATATTGAAATTCCGTATTTTTTTGGTGGCGATGGTGCTACTTTTATTATTCCGAACTTGCTTCTTAAGAAAATTACAGTAGTATTAGAAAATTACAGTCTTCATATTAAAAGAAATATAAATTTAACTCTTAGAGTCGGACATATTCCTGTTCAGGATTTAAACACTCAAAAAACAGTTTTAAAAATAGTAAAACATCAACTTACAGATCAATTAGCAATTCCTATTATTTTAGGAAATGGACTAAAAAAAGCCGAAGCAATTATTAAAAGTACTTTTACAGAAATAGAAGATATTAACTTTAAAAAAGACCTTTTAAACTTAGAAGGGATGGAATGTAGATGGAAAGAAATTAATCCTGCACAGACAAAAAAGAAAGTTGTATGTTTATTATTAGATGCTGTAAACGAAAAAGATCAAAGAATTATTTATAGAGACATTCTTACTAAAATGGATACTATTTTTGGAACTTTTAATAGCAGACAACCCATAAAAACTAAAAGTTTAAAATTAAATTTTAGTATTTCTAAAATATGGGAAGAAATGAAAGTTACGCTCGCCAATAAAAACCTGACATATCTATTTAAAAATTGGCTTAAAACACTTGTTGGAAAATGGTATTTTAGTATGTCTGAAAATGGAAAACAATATTTAAACCAAGTAAGTCAATTATCGCACACTTTTATGCTAGACGGCATGATTAATACAATATTTACAGCAGAGCAACCTAAAATAGATCTTTTTACAGCCTATTTAAATCAACTAGAAAAAGAAAAAAAAGTTATTTATGGCCTACATGTAACGCACGCTTCTGTAATGTCTTGTTATGTATTAGATAGAAAAACAAAACATGCTCACTTTGTAGACGGTACAGAAGGTGGTTATACCTCTGCAGCAAAAATGTTTAAAGTAAAAATGAAAGCATTAAATTAG
- a CDS encoding TlpA disulfide reductase family protein, whose translation MKKLTLALFTMLVIASCTKEHSKEYISLSGKLENNTDSIITISGRTGVVKTISINKDGSFKDSLKVPRVDVYTFETSREKRAPLYLKNGFDLTIKGDAEKFMTSLKYTGAGSSNSNFIAAQIEKSQEIGNPADIFALDQEAFDAKMSSLKKDFDGILSSYDDLDSSLVDMASKQNTQMFEYFEKTYISNKGMAKGKASPKFENYVDVKGGKKSLDSFKGKYVYIDVWATWCGPCIREIPSLKSIEKEFHNKNIEFVSISTDESRRSGGTWEAAEKKWRDFVKENKLGGVQLWAGQDFSFQQEYQISGIPRFILIDPQGNIVDANAPRPSDPRLKTLLESLGI comes from the coding sequence ATGAAAAAATTAACTCTTGCACTTTTTACAATGCTAGTAATTGCCTCTTGTACTAAAGAACATTCTAAAGAATACATTTCTTTATCGGGTAAACTAGAAAACAACACAGATTCTATCATAACCATTTCTGGGAGAACAGGTGTTGTTAAAACAATTTCTATAAATAAAGATGGTTCTTTTAAAGACTCTTTAAAAGTACCTAGAGTAGATGTTTATACATTTGAAACAAGTAGAGAAAAAAGAGCTCCATTATATTTAAAAAATGGATTTGACCTTACTATTAAAGGTGATGCAGAAAAATTTATGACAAGTTTAAAATATACTGGTGCAGGATCTTCTAACAGTAATTTTATAGCTGCTCAGATAGAAAAAAGCCAGGAAATTGGAAACCCTGCGGATATTTTTGCTTTAGACCAAGAAGCTTTTGATGCTAAAATGAGTTCATTAAAAAAAGATTTTGATGGTATTTTATCTTCTTATGATGATTTAGATAGTTCTTTAGTAGATATGGCTTCTAAACAAAATACACAAATGTTTGAATATTTTGAAAAAACGTACATATCTAATAAAGGTATGGCCAAAGGAAAAGCTTCTCCTAAATTTGAAAACTATGTAGATGTTAAAGGAGGTAAAAAATCTTTAGATTCTTTTAAAGGAAAATATGTATATATAGATGTTTGGGCTACTTGGTGTGGACCTTGTATTAGAGAAATTCCTTCTTTAAAAAGTATTGAAAAAGAATTCCATAATAAAAACATAGAATTTGTAAGTATTTCTACTGACGAATCTAGAAGAAGTGGTGGTACTTGGGAAGCTGCAGAGAAAAAATGGAGAGATTTTGTAAAAGAAAACAAATTAGGAGGTGTACAACTTTGGGCAGGACAAGACTTTAGTTTTCAACAAGAATATCAAATATCTGGTATACCAAGATTTATTTTAATAGATCCACAAGGTAATATTGTTGATGCAAATGCACCAAGACCTTCAGATCCTAGACTTAAAACTTTATTAGAATCTTTAGGTATTTAA
- a CDS encoding LptF/LptG family permease gives MKIIDWYILKRFLVTFLFTLLILIPIAIAIDISEKIDNFLEHKDLGFYQIVDEYYKNFIIYYANTFMPLALFIAVILFTSKLSNNTEIIAITNAKVSFTRLLYPYFVGATLITVVSLGMNHFVVPNSSKERKKFEREYVHSSRRNHELKYVKEFSLQLTDSTYIFIRSFDTESNAGYDFTSEVYDGIKMKSKLVSDRISYSKKDSTFILSNWRMRKIFKDRDSIFSGTKIDTVFNFTPKDLIYKSALAQEMPSNELLKFINVSKKRGVKNLNAYLVEFYKRTSLPIASYILTIIAVALAFRKRRGGTGVNLALGIGIMFLYVFIMKIAEVLGAVAGVNSLLYVWLPNIVFGCLAIYLYFYARK, from the coding sequence GTGAAAATAATAGATTGGTACATATTAAAACGATTTTTGGTAACTTTTTTGTTTACCCTATTAATCTTGATTCCTATTGCTATTGCTATAGATATTTCTGAAAAAATAGATAATTTTTTAGAGCATAAAGATTTAGGATTTTATCAAATTGTAGATGAGTATTATAAAAACTTTATCATCTATTACGCCAATACTTTTATGCCTTTGGCACTATTTATAGCTGTTATTTTATTTACATCTAAGCTATCTAACAATACAGAAATTATTGCCATTACAAATGCAAAAGTTTCATTTACACGATTATTATATCCTTATTTTGTAGGAGCAACTTTAATTACAGTTGTTTCTTTAGGTATGAATCATTTTGTAGTGCCAAACAGTAGTAAAGAAAGAAAGAAGTTTGAAAGAGAATATGTTCATAGTAGTAGACGAAATCACGAGTTAAAATACGTTAAAGAATTTAGTTTACAACTTACAGATAGTACCTATATTTTTATACGAAGCTTTGATACGGAATCTAATGCTGGTTACGATTTTACATCAGAAGTTTATGATGGAATAAAAATGAAATCAAAACTAGTTTCAGATAGAATAAGCTATAGCAAAAAAGATTCTACTTTTATTTTATCTAACTGGAGAATGCGTAAAATTTTTAAGGATAGAGATAGTATTTTTTCAGGAACTAAAATTGATACCGTTTTTAATTTTACACCTAAAGATTTAATATACAAATCTGCATTGGCACAAGAAATGCCTTCTAATGAGTTGCTTAAGTTTATTAATGTTTCTAAAAAACGAGGTGTTAAAAATTTAAATGCCTATTTGGTAGAATTTTATAAAAGAACAAGCTTGCCAATAGCTTCTTATATCTTAACAATTATTGCCGTTGCTTTAGCTTTTAGAAAAAGAAGAGGAGGTACTGGGGTTAATTTAGCATTGGGTATTGGTATTATGTTTCTATATGTTTTTATAATGAAAATAGCAGAGGTTTTAGGTGCAGTTGCGGGTGTAAACTCTCTTCTATATGTTTGGCTTCCAAATATAGTTTTTGGTTGTTTAGCCATTTACCTCTACTTTTATGCAAGAAAATAG